A genome region from Staphylococcus capitis subsp. capitis includes the following:
- a CDS encoding ABC transporter ATP-binding protein — protein MTLLKIKNLNISDLNGTSLIKNLNLDVRKGILNVIIGESGAGKSLTARALLNYLPKGLDMNFTEYQFENNEARDIKKFLGKDIGYISQNYAQSFNEHTRLEKQLIAIYRTHYDASRSEALEKIKNALKWVNLDDSNIIKKYSFELSGGQLERVYIASVLMLDPKLIIADEPVASLDVVNGHKIMQLLQHIVKDHHNTVLLITHNMNHVLRYGDYFTVMKRGEVVETGEVGNLLENRVSHSYTKQLLENRNTLSQREINE, from the coding sequence TTGACTCTTTTAAAAATTAAAAATCTTAACATTAGCGATCTAAACGGTACAAGTTTAATTAAAAACCTAAACTTAGATGTTCGCAAAGGAATTTTAAATGTAATTATTGGAGAAAGTGGGGCAGGTAAAAGTCTCACAGCTAGAGCACTGTTAAATTATTTACCTAAAGGTCTTGATATGAATTTTACGGAATATCAATTTGAGAATAATGAGGCTCGGGACATAAAAAAATTTTTAGGTAAGGACATTGGTTATATTTCTCAAAATTACGCTCAAAGCTTTAACGAACATACTCGTTTAGAAAAACAACTCATCGCAATATACCGTACTCACTATGATGCAAGTCGTTCTGAAGCATTAGAAAAGATAAAGAATGCATTAAAATGGGTGAATTTAGATGATTCTAATATTATAAAAAAATATAGCTTTGAACTTTCAGGTGGTCAGCTAGAACGCGTATATATTGCTAGTGTACTAATGCTAGATCCTAAACTTATTATCGCAGATGAACCTGTAGCTTCATTAGATGTGGTTAATGGTCATAAAATAATGCAACTGCTTCAACACATTGTCAAAGATCATCATAATACGGTACTACTTATTACACATAATATGAATCATGTCCTTCGTTATGGAGATTATTTTACTGTTATGAAGCGTGGGGAAGTGGTAGAGACTGGTGAAGTTGGCAACCTCTTAGAAAATAGAGTATCTCATTCCTATACAAAACAATTATTAGAAAACAGAAATACCTTGAGTCAAAGGGAGATAAATGAATAA
- a CDS encoding aminoacyltransferase, whose translation MKFTNLTAKEFSDFTDQMPYSHFTQMEGNYELKVAEGTDSHLVGIKNNDNQVIAACLLTAVPVMKIFKYFYSNRGPVIDYDNKELVHFFFNELSKYVKKHNCLYLRVDPYLPYQYLNHDGEIIGNAGHDWFFNKMEELGFEHEGFHKGFHPILQVRYHSVLDLKDKTAKDVLKGMDSLRKRNTKKVQKNGVKVRFLSEDELPIFRSFMEDTTETKEFADRDDSFYYNRLKYFKDRVLVPLAYVDFDEYIEELNNERDVLNKDLNKALKDIEKRPDNKKAYNKRDNLQQQLDANQQKIDEAKNLQQEHGNELPISAGYFFINPFEVVYYAGGTSNRYRHYAGSYAIQWKMINYALEHGINRYNFYGVSGDFSEDAEDVGVIKFKKGYNADVIEYVGDFIKPINKPMYAIYNALKKLKK comes from the coding sequence ATGAAGTTTACGAATTTAACAGCTAAAGAATTTAGTGACTTTACTGATCAAATGCCTTATAGCCATTTTACTCAGATGGAAGGTAATTATGAACTTAAAGTTGCTGAAGGTACGGATTCACATCTCGTAGGAATTAAAAATAATGACAACCAAGTGATTGCAGCATGTTTATTAACTGCTGTACCTGTAATGAAAATTTTTAAATATTTTTACTCAAATCGCGGGCCAGTGATTGATTATGATAATAAAGAGCTTGTTCACTTTTTCTTTAATGAATTAAGTAAATATGTAAAAAAGCATAATTGTCTTTATCTAAGAGTTGACCCTTATCTTCCTTATCAATACTTAAATCATGACGGTGAAATTATTGGAAATGCTGGCCATGATTGGTTTTTCAATAAGATGGAAGAATTAGGATTTGAACATGAAGGCTTTCATAAAGGCTTCCATCCTATCTTACAAGTAAGATATCATTCAGTTTTAGATTTAAAAGATAAAACGGCTAAAGATGTACTCAAAGGAATGGATAGTTTAAGAAAGCGTAATACTAAGAAAGTACAAAAAAATGGTGTCAAAGTCCGTTTCCTATCCGAAGATGAATTACCTATCTTTAGATCATTTATGGAAGATACTACAGAAACGAAAGAGTTCGCCGATAGAGATGATAGTTTCTATTATAATCGATTAAAATACTTTAAAGATAGAGTATTAGTACCATTAGCATATGTTGACTTCGATGAGTATATTGAAGAACTTAATAATGAAAGAGATGTTCTTAATAAAGATTTAAATAAGGCGCTCAAAGATATTGAGAAGAGACCTGATAATAAGAAAGCTTATAACAAAAGAGATAATCTTCAACAACAATTAGATGCAAATCAACAAAAAATTGATGAAGCTAAAAACTTACAACAAGAACATGGTAATGAATTACCTATTTCAGCTGGATATTTCTTCATTAATCCGTTTGAAGTTGTTTATTACGCAGGTGGCACATCGAATCGTTATCGTCACTATGCCGGAAGTTATGCAATTCAATGGAAAATGATAAACTATGCTTTAGAACATGGAATTAACCGTTATAATTTTTATGGAGTTAGTGGGGACTTCAGTGAAGACGCTGAAGATGTAGGAGTAATTAAGTTCAAAAAAGGCTATAATGCTGATGTTATTGAATATGTAGGTGATTTTATCAAGCCAATCAATAAACCTATGTATGCAATCTATAACGCACTTAAAAAGTTAAAGAAATAG
- a CDS encoding aminoacyltransferase, whose product MKFTELTVKEFENFVQNPSLESHYFQVKENIATREADGFQVVLLGVKDDDNRVIAASLFSKIPTMGSYVYYSNRGPVMDYSDLGLVDFYLRELENYLHQHQCLYVKLDPYWIYRVYDKDINPLTEKNDALVNLFKSHGYEHHGFTTEYDTSSQVRWMGVLDLEGKTPSSLKKEFDSQRKRNINKAINYGIKVRFLKRDEFDIFLDLYRETEARTGFVSKTDQYFYNFIDHYGDKALLPLAYIDLDEYIEKVQHSLNDKENRRDDMMAKENKNDKQLRKIAELDKQIEHDKKELLNASEIRQTEGSILNLASGVYFANAYEVNYFSGGSSEKFNQYMGPYAMHWHMINYCFDNGYARYNFYGLSGDFTKDSEDYGVYRFKRGFNVQIEELIGDFYKPINKVKYWLFTTLDRIRSKVKK is encoded by the coding sequence ATGAAATTTACAGAGTTAACAGTTAAAGAATTCGAAAACTTTGTACAAAATCCATCGTTAGAAAGCCATTATTTTCAGGTGAAGGAAAATATTGCTACGCGTGAAGCAGATGGATTCCAAGTTGTATTATTAGGTGTTAAAGATGATGACAATAGAGTAATCGCAGCAAGTCTTTTCTCTAAAATTCCTACAATGGGAAGTTATGTATATTATTCAAATCGTGGTCCAGTTATGGATTATTCAGATTTGGGGTTAGTTGATTTTTATTTAAGAGAATTGGAAAATTATCTACACCAACATCAATGTTTATATGTAAAACTAGATCCATATTGGATATATAGAGTCTATGATAAAGATATCAATCCTTTAACTGAGAAGAACGACGCTTTAGTTAATCTCTTTAAATCACATGGTTATGAACATCATGGTTTCACAACTGAATATGATACTTCTAGCCAAGTAAGATGGATGGGCGTTTTAGATTTAGAAGGTAAGACACCTTCTTCTTTGAAAAAGGAATTTGATAGTCAACGTAAAAGAAATATCAATAAAGCGATAAACTACGGAATTAAAGTGAGATTTCTTAAGAGAGATGAATTTGATATATTCTTAGATTTATATCGTGAAACTGAAGCTAGAACAGGTTTTGTATCTAAAACAGATCAATATTTCTATAACTTCATTGATCACTATGGCGACAAAGCTCTTTTACCATTAGCTTATATAGACTTAGATGAATACATAGAAAAAGTTCAACACTCTTTAAATGATAAAGAAAATCGTCGTGATGACATGATGGCTAAAGAAAATAAAAATGATAAGCAATTAAGAAAAATTGCCGAATTAGATAAACAAATTGAGCATGACAAAAAAGAATTACTCAATGCTAGTGAAATTCGTCAAACTGAGGGATCTATTTTAAACTTAGCTTCAGGTGTATACTTTGCTAATGCATATGAAGTCAATTATTTCTCTGGAGGTTCTTCAGAAAAGTTCAACCAGTATATGGGACCTTATGCAATGCACTGGCATATGATAAATTATTGCTTTGATAATGGTTATGCGAGATATAATTTCTATGGTTTATCTGGAGACTTTACTAAAGATAGTGAAGATTATGGCGTTTATCGCTTCAAGAGAGGATTTAATGTTCAAATTGAAGAATTAATCGGAGATTTCTATAAACCAATTAATAAAGTGAAATATTGGTTATTCACGACATTAGATCGTATACGTAGTAAGGTGAAAAAATAA
- the trpC gene encoding indole-3-glycerol phosphate synthase TrpC, whose product MTILNEIVNYKKDLIDAGYYRHKLEELEHVDVSNKKKLIEALKNDKKLSVIAEIKSKSPTLKQLPKRNLIDQVKDYELYGANAISILTDEKYFGGSFERLRELTVQTTLPVLCKDFIVDKIQIDVAKKAGASIVLLIFNILTDIELKTLYGYATELNLEVLVEVHDKNELERAHQLSPKIIGVNNRDLKRFITNVEHTNQILNFKKKGFHYISESGIHSTRDVEHILHSGIDGLLVGESLMKCNDLSVFLPSLKLEKIYQ is encoded by the coding sequence ATGACAATTCTTAACGAAATAGTTAATTATAAAAAGGACTTAATCGACGCGGGATATTATAGGCATAAATTAGAAGAACTTGAACACGTAGATGTTTCAAATAAGAAAAAGTTAATTGAAGCTTTAAAAAATGACAAAAAGTTATCAGTGATCGCAGAAATAAAGTCAAAAAGTCCAACTCTAAAGCAATTACCTAAAAGAAACCTGATAGACCAAGTCAAAGATTATGAATTATATGGTGCGAATGCAATTTCGATTTTAACTGATGAAAAATACTTTGGCGGTAGTTTCGAACGATTAAGAGAACTAACAGTCCAAACGACTTTACCAGTACTATGTAAAGATTTTATTGTTGATAAAATTCAAATTGATGTGGCTAAGAAAGCAGGCGCTTCAATTGTCTTACTTATCTTTAACATTCTTACAGACATAGAGCTAAAAACTCTATATGGTTATGCAACGGAACTAAACTTAGAAGTTTTAGTTGAGGTACATGATAAAAATGAATTAGAGAGAGCTCATCAATTATCACCGAAAATTATTGGAGTCAATAATCGAGATTTGAAACGTTTTATTACTAACGTTGAACATACAAACCAAATCTTAAATTTTAAAAAGAAAGGTTTTCATTATATCTCAGAAAGCGGTATTCATAGCACTCGTGATGTTGAGCACATTCTACACTCAGGTATTGATGGCTTACTAGTAGGAGAATCATTAATGAAATGTAACGACTTAAGTGTATTTTTACCAAGCTTAAAATTGGAGAAAATTTATCAATGA
- a CDS encoding HAD-IIB family hydrolase, translating into MNFIFDIDGTICFDGHHVDQSIKHRLVKLKNAHNNVIFASARPIRDLLPVIPEFADYTLIGGNGAIISQNGQIEIISEIDVHDITLIKQIIKQYNLTYIIDDKFNYSTNLNADTELYQRIDPNRTAQSIHMDAIKDPIKAILLNIKSEEFDTIANTLETESNGVELIHHYNESYIDVTAQGIDKHTTIQYILGADADYIAFGNDHNDIHMLNNASHGYFVSNANVEYQSFLKNPNIEVINNTNEAICNVLDKYL; encoded by the coding sequence ATGAATTTTATTTTTGATATAGATGGTACAATTTGTTTTGATGGTCATCATGTTGACCAATCTATTAAACATCGGCTTGTAAAACTCAAAAATGCTCACAATAATGTAATATTCGCATCTGCACGTCCTATAAGAGATTTGCTACCAGTAATTCCTGAATTTGCGGATTATACTTTAATTGGTGGAAATGGAGCTATTATTTCTCAAAACGGACAAATCGAAATCATTTCGGAAATAGACGTTCATGATATCACGCTTATCAAACAAATCATTAAGCAATACAATTTAACGTATATCATTGATGATAAATTCAATTACTCGACAAATCTAAATGCTGATACTGAATTATATCAGCGTATAGACCCTAATCGTACGGCACAATCTATACATATGGATGCTATAAAGGACCCGATTAAGGCTATACTTTTAAATATTAAATCTGAAGAATTTGATACTATTGCTAATACTTTAGAAACTGAATCTAATGGAGTTGAGCTTATACACCATTACAATGAATCGTACATTGATGTTACTGCTCAAGGTATAGATAAGCATACGACGATTCAGTACATATTAGGTGCTGATGCGGATTATATCGCATTCGGCAATGATCATAATGATATACATATGTTAAATAATGCTTCTCATGGTTATTTCGTCTCAAATGCTAATGTAGAGTATCAATCTTTTTTAAAGAACCCTAATATAGAAGTTATAAATAATACTAATGAAGCAATTTGTAATGTCTTAGATAAATATCTTTAA
- a CDS encoding phosphoribosylanthranilate isomerase — protein MILKFCGFKSEEDIQKVKNLNVDAVGFIHFPESKRHISINQLKFLSKLVPDYINRVVVLVNPTLELVKQILRETHINVVQLHGNESIQFIEAIRNLNSTIKIIKALPADNDLNRNIEKYEKAVDLFIIDTPSQNYGGTGDSFDWNILNNIRESRFLIAGGLDKNNIKELKHLNLGQCGYDIASGIETNGVKDLDKMTKMIEIIKGDERDEHTNRS, from the coding sequence ATGATTTTAAAATTTTGCGGTTTTAAAAGTGAAGAAGATATTCAAAAGGTTAAAAATTTAAATGTTGATGCAGTAGGGTTTATTCATTTTCCTGAAAGTAAGCGACATATAAGTATTAATCAATTAAAATTTTTATCCAAGCTAGTTCCAGATTATATTAATCGCGTTGTAGTCTTAGTAAATCCAACATTGGAATTAGTAAAACAAATCCTCAGAGAGACTCATATCAATGTCGTGCAACTTCATGGAAATGAATCTATTCAATTCATAGAAGCAATTAGAAATTTAAATTCCACAATTAAAATAATCAAAGCACTTCCAGCCGATAATGATTTAAATAGAAATATTGAGAAATATGAAAAAGCTGTTGATTTATTTATCATTGATACGCCATCTCAAAATTACGGTGGTACGGGTGATTCATTCGATTGGAATATACTTAATAATATTCGAGAATCAAGGTTTTTAATAGCTGGAGGTTTAGATAAAAATAACATTAAGGAACTTAAACACCTTAATTTAGGTCAGTGTGGATATGATATAGCTAGTGGAATTGAGACTAATGGTGTAAAAGATTTGGATAAAATGACAAAAATGATTGAAATCATTAAAGGAGATGAAAGAGATGAACATACAAACAGAAGCTGA
- a CDS encoding type 1 glutamine amidotransferase domain-containing protein — MSKKVLFVLTSTSQYPDGTETGLWLEEAGEPYDILKNEGIDVDIASIKGGKVNLDPNSTSDELLNKYTSFTSHLNTTPSIEEINVDEYDAIYLPGGHGTVFDFANNEKLANILVHFRDHDKIISSVCHGPSAFVGVKTSNGKYLVDGIRLTAFTDSEEKAMGLEEKVPFLTQSKLEEQGADFVTSNDFTSHLEEDRKFITGQNPQSSEVIGKALVNALK, encoded by the coding sequence ATGAGTAAAAAAGTATTATTCGTTCTAACTAGCACTAGTCAATATCCTGATGGTACAGAAACAGGTTTATGGTTAGAAGAAGCTGGAGAACCTTATGATATTCTGAAAAATGAAGGCATTGATGTAGATATAGCATCAATTAAAGGTGGTAAGGTTAATTTAGACCCTAATTCCACCTCTGATGAGTTATTAAACAAATATACTTCATTTACTTCGCATTTGAATACTACACCTAGTATTGAAGAGATAAATGTAGACGAGTATGATGCCATTTATTTACCAGGAGGGCATGGTACAGTCTTTGATTTCGCAAATAATGAAAAACTGGCGAATATTTTAGTACATTTTAGAGATCATGACAAAATTATTTCATCAGTTTGTCATGGACCAAGTGCATTTGTTGGTGTTAAAACAAGTAATGGTAAATATCTTGTAGATGGTATACGCTTAACTGCTTTTACTGATAGTGAAGAAAAGGCAATGGGCTTAGAAGAAAAAGTACCATTTTTAACGCAATCTAAATTAGAAGAACAAGGTGCTGATTTTGTTACAAGTAATGATTTTACATCTCATTTAGAAGAAGATCGTAAGTTTATTACTGGTCAAAACCCTCAATCAAGTGAAGTCATTGGTAAAGCACTTGTAAATGCATTAAAATAA
- the nikB gene encoding nickel ABC transporter permease has protein sequence MFKTIISKILQMMIVLFVITTLTFILMKLSPGNPVNKILHLDTTQVSQSQIQATEQKLGLNDSIFVQWWHWMSHLLHFNLGTSFQTNEPVTQEIAGYIGPTLIITFGTLIVSMIISIPLGIFAALNYHKTLDHLIRIFTSLSVSLPSFFIGLILLFIFNQKLNLLPTSEEGSIDIYVLPILTMSIGMCAYYIRLIRSNLLEQYQSPIVEASRLRGMSERYILFNDIFKPSLLTIIPLLGLSVGSLIEGTVVIENLFDIPGLGYILVDSIKSRDYPLIQGCVLFIGCFVVIINTIADILSLMMDPKQRYNYKDGINIFKSSRQSQHRQEGDRHEA, from the coding sequence ATGTTTAAAACAATCATTTCCAAAATATTGCAAATGATGATTGTTCTGTTTGTAATCACAACGCTCACATTTATTCTGATGAAATTATCACCAGGTAATCCTGTTAATAAAATCCTTCATCTTGATACAACTCAGGTTTCTCAATCCCAAATTCAAGCAACAGAACAGAAATTAGGTTTAAATGACTCTATATTTGTTCAATGGTGGCACTGGATGAGTCATTTATTACACTTCAATTTAGGTACAAGTTTTCAAACTAATGAACCAGTAACACAAGAAATCGCAGGTTATATTGGCCCAACATTGATTATTACCTTTGGCACTCTAATTGTATCTATGATTATTTCTATACCATTAGGTATTTTTGCGGCATTAAACTATCACAAAACTTTAGATCACTTGATACGTATTTTTACTTCTCTTTCGGTAAGCTTACCTTCATTTTTTATTGGATTAATTTTATTATTTATTTTTAATCAAAAACTCAATCTCTTACCAACATCGGAGGAGGGGTCTATAGACATATATGTATTACCTATACTTACAATGAGCATTGGAATGTGTGCATATTATATTCGACTCATTCGATCTAATTTATTAGAACAATACCAAAGTCCAATTGTGGAAGCCTCTAGGTTACGAGGAATGTCAGAACGTTATATTTTATTTAACGACATCTTTAAACCTTCATTACTTACCATTATCCCATTATTAGGTTTATCAGTAGGTAGTTTAATAGAGGGCACTGTAGTCATTGAAAACTTATTCGATATTCCAGGTTTAGGTTACATTTTAGTAGATAGCATCAAATCAAGAGACTATCCTTTAATACAAGGTTGCGTTTTATTTATAGGCTGTTTCGTAGTGATTATCAATACGATTGCAGATATTTTAAGTTTGATGATGGATCCTAAACAACGTTATAACTATAAAGATGGAATAAATATTTTCAAATCCTCTCGCCAAAGCCAGCATAGACAAGAAGGTGATCGTCATGAAGCGTAA
- the trpA gene encoding tryptophan synthase subunit alpha has translation MSKLFIPYIMGDLKFIENLKTLSEAGADIIEIGVPFSDPVADGSTIMNAGAKAIEAGVNINFIFEKLIQYKETISSKYVLMTYYNIISSYGENEFLKKCEEAGVYGLIIPDLPFELTQKFKKDYPNKNIKIISIIAMTTSKDRIERIAKKAEGFIYTVTMNATTGENGQFHPELQRKIQLIKGVTDVPVVAGFGIRNQEHVKDIGRIADGVVIGSEIVKKFAENKPDETFQYLRSIRMTLDQI, from the coding sequence ATGAGTAAGTTATTTATCCCTTACATAATGGGAGATTTAAAGTTTATTGAAAATTTAAAGACACTGAGTGAAGCAGGTGCTGATATTATAGAAATTGGTGTCCCTTTTTCAGATCCAGTAGCAGACGGCTCAACAATAATGAACGCTGGAGCGAAGGCTATTGAAGCAGGCGTGAATATTAATTTTATATTTGAAAAGCTAATTCAATATAAAGAAACTATAAGTTCTAAGTATGTATTGATGACCTATTATAATATTATCTCTTCATATGGAGAGAATGAATTTTTAAAGAAATGTGAGGAAGCAGGCGTATATGGTCTAATTATTCCAGATTTGCCTTTTGAATTAACTCAAAAGTTTAAAAAAGACTACCCAAATAAAAACATTAAAATAATTTCAATTATAGCAATGACGACTTCAAAGGATAGAATTGAGAGAATTGCTAAAAAGGCAGAAGGTTTTATTTACACGGTTACGATGAATGCGACTACTGGAGAAAACGGCCAATTTCATCCTGAATTACAAAGAAAGATCCAATTAATTAAAGGTGTAACCGATGTACCAGTAGTTGCTGGATTTGGGATTAGAAATCAAGAACACGTGAAAGATATTGGGCGTATAGCAGATGGCGTAGTAATCGGCAGTGAAATAGTAAAAAAATTCGCTGAGAATAAACCTGATGAGACGTTTCAATATTTACGAAGTATTAGAATGACCCTTGATCAAATTTAA
- the trpB gene encoding tryptophan synthase subunit beta, translating to MNIQTEADELGFFGDYGGQYVPETLMPAIIELKKAYQQAKQDQTFQDELASYFKDYVGRETPLTYAKSFTEQLGGAKIYLKREDLNHTGAHKINNALGQALLAKRMGKTKLVAETGAGQHGVASATVAALFDMELIVFMGKEDVKRQQLNVFRMELLGAKVVSVEDGQGTLSDAVNRALKYWVSHVDDTHYLLGSALGPDPFPTMVRDFQSVIGSEIKTQIKYKEGRLPDALVACVGGGSNAIGTFYSFINDDVKLYGVEAAGKGVNSNKHALAIGKGRPGVLHGSKMYLIQDDYGQIKLAHSISAGLDYPGIGPEHSYYNDIGRVKYVNASDEEAMEALIRFSRAEGIIPAIESAHAISYVEKLAPSMKKDEIIVITVSGRGDKDMETIRNYTESRGEKDE from the coding sequence ATGAACATACAAACAGAAGCTGACGAACTAGGCTTTTTCGGTGATTATGGTGGTCAATATGTGCCTGAAACACTTATGCCTGCAATTATAGAACTTAAAAAAGCTTATCAACAAGCTAAACAAGACCAAACATTTCAAGATGAACTCGCAAGTTATTTTAAAGACTATGTTGGAAGAGAAACGCCACTGACCTATGCTAAATCATTTACCGAACAGTTAGGTGGAGCAAAAATCTATTTAAAACGTGAAGATTTAAATCATACTGGGGCTCATAAGATTAATAACGCTCTAGGTCAAGCACTGTTAGCGAAGCGTATGGGAAAAACTAAGTTAGTCGCAGAGACAGGTGCAGGACAACATGGTGTTGCGAGTGCCACAGTAGCTGCTTTATTCGATATGGAACTCATCGTTTTTATGGGGAAAGAAGATGTTAAAAGGCAACAATTGAACGTGTTTAGAATGGAACTTCTAGGTGCAAAAGTTGTTTCAGTAGAAGATGGTCAAGGAACATTATCTGATGCAGTTAATAGGGCTCTCAAATATTGGGTAAGCCATGTGGACGATACTCATTATTTATTAGGTTCAGCTTTAGGACCTGATCCTTTTCCTACAATGGTTAGAGATTTTCAAAGTGTCATTGGAAGTGAAATCAAAACACAAATTAAATATAAAGAAGGGCGCTTACCGGATGCTCTAGTAGCATGTGTCGGTGGGGGTTCTAACGCTATTGGAACTTTTTATTCGTTTATTAATGATGATGTAAAACTTTACGGGGTTGAAGCTGCAGGTAAAGGAGTTAACTCAAATAAACATGCTTTAGCTATAGGAAAGGGAAGACCGGGTGTGCTACATGGATCTAAGATGTATCTGATTCAAGACGATTACGGTCAAATAAAGCTAGCGCATTCTATTTCAGCTGGACTAGATTACCCAGGTATAGGTCCGGAGCATTCATACTATAATGATATAGGACGAGTAAAATACGTAAATGCAAGTGATGAAGAAGCCATGGAAGCTCTAATAAGATTTTCTAGAGCTGAAGGTATTATCCCCGCAATTGAAAGTGCTCATGCGATTAGTTATGTTGAAAAGTTAGCTCCATCAATGAAAAAAGATGAAATCATTGTTATTACTGTCTCCGGTAGAGGGGATAAAGACATGGAAACAATTAGAAATTATACTGAAAGTCGTGGTGAGAAAGATGAGTAA
- the trpD gene encoding anthranilate phosphoribosyltransferase, which produces MKLLKDIEENKQLTEESMKEFIDILLNPNVNEDNKLKLLKSYTQKEMYQNELTYLVKHLICTMYPVQPYYEGAMCVCGTGGDGSNSFNISTTVAFIVASAGVPVVKHGNKSITSHSGSTDVLQAMGIQTSKVASVIDHLNTRGLSFISATDTYPIMKYIQPIRKQIKSPTIFNLVGPLINPFKLTYQVMGVYDVTQLAKIAQTIKDLGRKRAIVIHGANGMDEATLSGDNIIYEINQDKPIKQYTINAKDYGLASAENDALKGGTPEENKNIAINILNGNDQSSKRDVVILNAAIALYVAEKVEDIRSGIKLARHLIESGQAIKQYLKMGV; this is translated from the coding sequence ATGAAATTATTAAAAGATATTGAAGAGAATAAACAGTTAACGGAAGAGAGTATGAAGGAATTTATCGATATTCTACTAAATCCAAACGTGAATGAAGACAATAAACTTAAGTTATTAAAGTCTTACACTCAAAAGGAAATGTATCAAAATGAACTAACATATTTAGTTAAACATCTTATATGTACAATGTATCCAGTTCAACCATACTACGAAGGAGCTATGTGTGTTTGTGGTACCGGAGGAGATGGTTCAAACAGTTTCAATATATCAACTACTGTAGCATTCATAGTAGCAAGCGCCGGTGTTCCAGTTGTTAAGCATGGCAATAAAAGTATTACATCTCATTCAGGTAGTACCGATGTTCTTCAAGCGATGGGGATTCAAACAAGTAAAGTGGCTAGTGTGATAGATCACTTAAATACTAGGGGACTCTCTTTCATTAGTGCTACAGATACGTATCCAATTATGAAATACATTCAACCTATTAGAAAGCAAATAAAGTCTCCAACTATATTTAATTTAGTAGGGCCGCTTATCAATCCTTTCAAACTTACTTATCAAGTGATGGGTGTCTATGATGTAACGCAACTAGCTAAGATTGCTCAAACAATTAAAGATTTAGGTAGAAAGAGAGCTATAGTCATTCATGGTGCCAATGGTATGGATGAAGCAACATTGTCGGGTGACAATATCATTTATGAAATTAACCAAGATAAACCTATCAAACAGTACACTATTAATGCTAAAGATTACGGTTTAGCTTCTGCTGAAAATGACGCACTAAAAGGTGGAACACCTGAAGAAAATAAGAATATAGCCATAAATATATTAAATGGAAACGATCAATCGAGCAAAAGAGATGTCGTTATACTCAATGCAGCAATTGCTCTTTATGTGGCTGAGAAAGTAGAAGATATTCGCTCTGGTATTAAATTAGCTCGTCATCTTATAGAGAGTGGTCAAGCTATCAAACAATATTTAAAGATGGGGGTGTAA